The proteins below are encoded in one region of Candidatus Rokuibacteriota bacterium:
- a CDS encoding adenosylhomocysteinase, with translation MARTRGRARNSVTDHDVKDLSLSSGGRLRIEWAEHAMPVLRQIRERFEKEQPLRGVRIGACLHVTSETAVLVRTLKGGGAQVALCASNPLSTQDDVAAALVTEFGLPVFAQKGEGTERYYSHIHAVLARGPQITLDDGADLVSSLHGDRRNLLPGVIGGTEETTTGVIRLRAMAREGVLAYPIIAVNDAKTKHLFDNRYGTGQSTIDGILRATNILLAGKAVVVSGYGMCGRGVAARAHGMGAHVVVTEVDPLKALEAVMDGYPVMPMLRAAEVGDLFITVTGNKGVIGKPHLTRMKDGAVLANAGHFNVELDLEALGAMARSRRTVRPFVEEYTLPGGRRLFVLGEGRLINLAAAEGHPAAVMDMSFANQALSVEYLFRQGGKLEKGVYPVPSEIDREIARVKLASMDMQIDELTPEQEAYLSSWTQGT, from the coding sequence ATGGCCCGGACCCGCGGACGAGCACGCAATTCCGTGACTGACCACGACGTCAAAGACCTCTCCCTGAGCTCGGGCGGACGGCTTCGCATCGAGTGGGCGGAGCACGCCATGCCGGTGCTCCGCCAGATCCGCGAGCGGTTCGAGAAGGAGCAGCCACTCCGGGGTGTCCGGATCGGAGCGTGTCTCCACGTCACCAGCGAGACCGCCGTGCTCGTGCGCACGCTGAAGGGGGGAGGCGCCCAGGTTGCCCTCTGCGCTTCGAACCCGCTCTCCACCCAGGACGACGTGGCGGCCGCGCTCGTGACGGAGTTCGGGCTTCCGGTCTTCGCCCAGAAGGGCGAAGGCACCGAGCGCTACTACAGCCATATCCACGCGGTGCTCGCCCGCGGCCCGCAGATCACGCTGGACGACGGCGCGGACTTGGTTTCCTCCCTGCATGGTGACCGACGTAACCTCCTCCCCGGCGTGATCGGCGGGACGGAAGAGACCACGACGGGCGTGATCCGCCTGCGGGCCATGGCGCGCGAAGGGGTCCTTGCGTACCCTATCATCGCGGTGAACGACGCCAAGACCAAACACCTCTTCGACAACCGGTACGGGACCGGCCAGTCGACGATCGACGGGATCCTGCGGGCGACGAACATCCTGCTCGCGGGCAAGGCCGTGGTGGTATCGGGTTACGGCATGTGCGGGCGCGGCGTGGCGGCGCGGGCGCACGGCATGGGCGCCCACGTCGTCGTGACCGAGGTCGACCCGCTGAAGGCGCTGGAGGCGGTGATGGACGGGTACCCCGTGATGCCCATGCTCCGCGCCGCCGAGGTGGGCGATCTCTTCATCACGGTCACGGGCAACAAGGGCGTCATCGGGAAGCCCCACCTCACGCGGATGAAGGACGGGGCGGTCCTGGCCAACGCCGGCCACTTCAACGTGGAGCTCGATCTGGAGGCGCTCGGCGCCATGGCCCGGTCCCGGCGCACGGTTCGCCCGTTCGTCGAGGAGTACACCCTCCCGGGAGGGCGCCGGCTCTTCGTGCTGGGCGAGGGGCGGCTGATCAACCTGGCTGCCGCCGAGGGGCATCCGGCCGCCGTGATGGACATGAGCTTCGCCAACCAGGCGCTCTCCGTCGAGTACCTCTTCCGCCAAGGCGGGAAGCTCGAGAAGGGGGTCTACCCCGTCCCATCCGAGATTGACCGCGAGATCGCTCGAGTCAAGCTCGCTTCGATGGACATGCAGATCGATGAGCTGACCCCAGAGCAGGAGGCGTACTTATCCTCCTGGACCCAGGGGACCTGA
- a CDS encoding methionine adenosyltransferase gives MADEEYLFTSESVTEGHPDKIADQISDAVLDAIMEQDPTGRVACECLLTTGLVVVAGEISTTGSVDIPRIARETIRDVGYTRAKYGFDYETCGVITAIDRQSLDIALGVDALGAGDQGIMIGYACTETPELMPMPIMLAHKLTMRLSAVRRQGILGYLRPDGKSQVTVRCVGGKPRMVTAVVVSAQHSPDLTQQQIREDIIQHVILPTIPPDMLDPKTCVFHINPTGRFVTGGPMGDTGLTGRKVIVDTYGGACPHGGGSFSGKDPTKVDRSATYMVRHVAKNIVAAGLAERCQVQVAYAIGVADPVSVMVETFGTGRVPSSKLQEMIRRHFDLTPAGIIKYLNLRRPIYRKTAVYGHFGRNEPEFTWERTDRVKDLREDAGV, from the coding sequence ATGGCGGACGAGGAGTACCTCTTCACCTCGGAGTCGGTCACCGAAGGCCACCCGGACAAGATCGCCGACCAGATCTCCGACGCGGTCCTGGACGCGATCATGGAACAGGACCCGACGGGCCGGGTCGCCTGCGAGTGCCTCCTGACCACCGGCCTCGTCGTGGTGGCGGGGGAGATCAGCACCACCGGCTCCGTCGACATTCCCCGGATCGCCCGTGAGACCATCCGCGACGTCGGCTACACGCGCGCCAAGTACGGCTTCGACTACGAGACCTGCGGCGTCATCACCGCCATCGACCGGCAGTCCCTGGACATCGCGCTCGGCGTCGATGCGCTGGGCGCCGGCGACCAGGGGATCATGATCGGCTACGCCTGCACGGAGACGCCGGAGCTGATGCCGATGCCGATCATGCTGGCCCACAAGCTCACGATGCGCCTGAGCGCGGTCCGCCGGCAGGGGATCCTCGGGTACCTGCGGCCGGACGGGAAGAGCCAGGTCACCGTCCGCTGCGTGGGCGGCAAGCCGCGGATGGTGACCGCCGTTGTGGTCTCGGCCCAGCACAGCCCGGATTTGACCCAGCAGCAGATCCGCGAGGACATCATCCAGCACGTCATCCTGCCGACGATCCCTCCGGACATGCTCGACCCGAAGACCTGCGTCTTCCACATCAACCCCACGGGGCGGTTCGTCACGGGCGGCCCCATGGGGGACACTGGGCTCACCGGTCGCAAGGTCATCGTGGATACGTACGGGGGTGCCTGTCCCCACGGCGGGGGCTCGTTCTCCGGAAAGGACCCGACCAAGGTGGACCGCTCGGCGACGTACATGGTGCGGCACGTCGCCAAGAACATCGTCGCCGCCGGCCTGGCGGAGCGCTGCCAGGTCCAGGTGGCCTACGCCATCGGGGTGGCGGATCCGGTTTCCGTCATGGTCGAGACCTTCGGCACCGGCAGGGTGCCGAGCTCCAAGCTCCAGGAGATGATCCGTCGCCACTTCGACCTCACCCCGGCGGGAATCATCAAGTACCTGAACCTCCGCCGCCCGATCTACCGGAAGACCGCCGTCTATGGCCACTTCGGCCGCAACGAGCCCGAGTTCACCTGGGAGCGGACGGATCGGGTGAAAGACCTTCGCGAGGACGCGGGCGTTTAG
- a CDS encoding bifunctional phosphoglucose/phosphomannose isomerase, translating into MSGADASRVGRILADFPSQCRQAATLTPSPPLGRRPFRHVMVAGMGGSAIAGDLVAALATDRLPVPVTVWRGYGVPSFVGQESLIVAISYSGNTEETISALDAAHRRGAACAVLTSGGTLADLGRRYGLSLVSLPGGLMPRLALGYLLFPLLAIFESVGLPPAPEAERAEALAVLDAMGRELAVEADNEAMQLAARLLGRIPVIYGSALTGAAAYRWKSEVEEHAKLLAFHGTLPEADHNEIEGWRDSGAAGFHAVFLRDRREDEVEATRVRVTQELIRARAGGITDVWPRGEGKLARLLSLVYLGDWVSYHLALLRGVDPWSVPALDEVKRRVRGAKSP; encoded by the coding sequence CCTGACCCCGTCGCCGCCGCTGGGGCGCCGCCCGTTTCGTCACGTGATGGTGGCCGGGATGGGGGGCTCGGCAATCGCGGGTGACCTGGTTGCCGCGCTCGCCACGGACCGGCTGCCGGTTCCCGTCACGGTCTGGCGGGGGTACGGTGTGCCGTCGTTCGTCGGCCAGGAGTCGCTGATCGTCGCGATCTCGTACTCGGGGAACACCGAGGAGACGATCTCGGCGCTCGATGCCGCGCACCGACGGGGCGCCGCGTGTGCGGTGCTCACGAGCGGGGGGACCCTCGCCGACCTGGGCCGGCGATACGGGTTATCCCTGGTCAGCCTCCCCGGTGGGCTCATGCCCCGCCTCGCGCTCGGCTATCTCCTCTTCCCGCTGCTGGCGATCTTTGAGTCGGTGGGCCTCCCGCCAGCTCCGGAGGCCGAGCGCGCCGAGGCCCTCGCGGTGCTGGACGCGATGGGCCGGGAGCTGGCCGTGGAGGCGGACAACGAGGCCATGCAGCTGGCGGCCCGCCTGCTGGGACGGATCCCGGTGATCTATGGGAGCGCGCTCACCGGGGCGGCGGCGTACCGCTGGAAGAGCGAGGTGGAAGAGCACGCCAAGCTCCTGGCCTTTCACGGCACGTTGCCGGAGGCCGATCACAACGAGATCGAGGGCTGGCGGGATTCGGGGGCCGCGGGGTTCCACGCCGTGTTTCTCCGCGATCGCCGCGAGGACGAGGTCGAGGCGACGCGTGTGCGGGTCACGCAGGAGCTGATCCGGGCCCGGGCCGGGGGGATCACCGACGTGTGGCCGCGCGGCGAGGGGAAGCTCGCCCGTCTCCTGTCGCTGGTCTACCTCGGCGACTGGGTGAGCTACCACCTCGCGCTGCTCCGGGGCGTCGATCCCTGGTCGGTCCCCGCGCTCGACGAAGTCAAGCGGCGGGTCCGCGGGGCGAAATCGCCTTAA